The Gloeobacter morelensis MG652769 genome contains the following window.
AGATCGATCACCTTGACGGTGTCCTGTTTGTCGATCGCGTCGAGAACCAGATTGCCCTCGCTCCCCAACTGGTCGAAAAAGGATTTGCCGTCCGGGACGTGCAGGTGCGCGCCTGAGCAGATTTGGGCCATGGCAGATATAAAAAACCAGGCTCGAAGCCTGGTTTTTTATGGGATATGGGCTGAGGTGCTACTGCAACTCGGCGGTCTCTGTCCACAGCCAGCAGCCCAGGACCGAGGTGCACGCCAGCAGCACCAGCGGCAGGATGCCGGTGGCAAAGACAGGCATCTGGCCGGTGGTCGCCGCGTGCACCATCGTCGCGCAGGCGATAAGAGGAACGGCGGTGCCCACGGCAGCACCGAGAATTTGCAGGGCGTGGAGGCGGTTGAGGCGTTGGCTGGTCACGGGCGTACTCCGGTCGTCTGGATTGCTGGGGGATTGTGCTCCTATTGTTCTTTTGGAACGGGGGGGACCACAGGGTTGTCCCCGGTACAGGCGGGTGCGCTTGGGCGCACAGGGTAGAGCCCACCTGCGCACCCGGTAAGCCCCCTGCGCTTGGGCGCACCCGCCTGTGCGCCCCTGGGCAATCGGCTGTACGGCAAAGGCGCTCGCAAGTCCCGGTAGCGTTGCCTACGATGAACACAGTTTTGTGATGGTAGCTGGCGGACCGGGGCAACCCGGTCCTTTTTTATCGGTACATCCCCCCTACTGCGCGGGGAATTGAAGGTCTCCCGTGTAACGTATGCAGCGCACTTAAAAAGAATAACTATACATATTTTTTCGCGATTTCGTTTGAAGTTGCGTGTTTTAATCGATACCATCATTCTCGGTAGTGGCGATTTATTCTAGTTTCCACCAGTAAAGTCGGTGTTATTTGCGTCAGCGGGGGACTGGAGATGCCATGGAGAATTCGCACATTATTTGCGCAATAAATCTATGCTTATCCAATTTATTTATCCCGGCGCTCGCGCTGGGATTGTTCTCTACTGCTTTGCCCCTGTTTACTCCCGCGTCTGCGGCGGCGCCGATAGCCGGGAATCTGGCGGAGGCCGAGCTGTTGCACGAACGGAGCCTGCAGTTGTGGCGGCAGGGGGACTACGCGCAAGCGCTCGAACCGGCTGAGCAGGCCATGGCGGTTCGCGAGCGCCTGCTGGGACCGGAACATCCCGATGTGGCCGCGAGCCTCAACCACCTCGGAAACCTGCTTGCGGATCGGGGGGATTACGGGCGATCGGAGCTTCTGTATGAGCGGGCCCTGGCCATTCGCCACAAAGTCTTCGGCTCGAAGCACCCCAGTGTGGCCGCGAGCCTCAACAACCTGGCTATTTTGCAGACAAAGCAGGGCCGCTACCGGGAGGCGGAGCCGCTGTACGAGCGGGCCCTGGCCATCCGCGAACAGATCTTCGGTCCTGAGCACCCCGAGGTGGCAAAAACCCTCATCAACCTGGCTGCCTTCTTTAGAAAGCAGGGCCGCTACCGGGAGGCGGAGCCGCTGTACGAGCGGGCCCTGGCCATTCACCAAAAAGTCCTCGGTCCTGATCACCCCGAGGTGGCAACGAACCTCAACAACCTGGCTTTACTGTACGTCGATCAGGGCCGCTACCGGGAGGCAGAGCCGCTGTACGAGCGGGCCCTGGCCATTCACCAAAAAGTCCTCGGTCCTGATCACCCCCAGGTGGCCAAAACCCTCAACAACCTGGCTATTTTGCAGACAAAGCAGGGCCGCTACCGGGAGGCGGAGCCGCTGTACGAGCGGGCCCTGGCCATTCACCAAAAAGTCCTCGGTCCTGATCACCCCGAGGTGGCAACGAACCTCAACAACCTGGCTTTACTGTACGTCGATCAGGGCAAATATCTGGAGGCGGAACCGCTTCTCAAGCACGCTCTGGTCACCCACCACAAAACCCTCGGTCTGGAGCATCCCGATGAGGCTCAAGTACTCCACAGTTTGGCTGTGCTGTACACCAGCTTGGGCCGCTACCGAGAGGCGGAGCCGCTGCTTGAGCAAGCCCTTGCAATCCACCAAAAGGCTGTCAGGCTGCAGCACCCCATAATCGTCAGTATTCTCCAGACATTCGCCAGCCTGCGGCTAAGGCAAGCACGACTGCCGGAGGCCCTTGGTCTACTGCAGGAGCACCTGGACGTTCAGGAGCGCCTATTGGGTCTCAACCTGGCCGTAGGCGACGAGGCGCGCAAGCGCGATTACCTGGACAACCTTGCCGAAGGTGTCAACTTGAGTGTCTCTACCCACCTGCACCACGCCCCTGCGGATTCCGCCGCCGCCCGGTTGGCTCTGAATGCTGTGCTGCAAATCAAAGGCCGTCTGCTCGACGAGTTGGCCGTTACGCTCGCCCGGCTGCGCGCTCGACTTGCCCCCGGCGAGCAGGGGCTGCTCGACCGGCTTACCCAGACGCGCTCAGCGCTTGCAGCCCTGGTCTTCCAGGGGCTAAAGCAGGACACGCCGCAGCGGTACAGGGAACAGCTGGAGGCTCTGGAGCAAAAGACCCGGCAATTGGAGGCCGATCTGACCGCCAGAGGCGCTGTGTTGGGCGCTCCATCCCGGCCCGTGAGCGTCGAAGCGGTGCAACAGCAGTTGCCCGCAGATAGCGCGCTGGTCGAACTGGTGCGCTACCGGCCCTACAATCCTGCAGCTACCTTTAATACCAACCGGTCCGCCCCCGAGCGCTACGCCGCCTATCTGCTGCCTGCCGACGGCCCGGTCTGGGCTGTCGACCTGGTGGAGGCCGCCACCATCGACCGGATGGTGCTCGATTGGCGCGTGCTTCTGGCCAAGGCTGAAACCCCCACCGCCGCCGTGCGCGCCCTGGCGCGCCAACTGGACAGCTTGCTGATGCAGCCGCTGCGCGCCCGGCTGGGGGATGCGCGCGCGCTGTATATAGCCCCCGACGCTCAGCTGAATCTACTGCCTTTCGGTGCTCTAGTCGATGAGCGGGGCCGCTACCTGCTGGAGGACTTTGAACTGGTATACCTGACCTCCGGCCGCGATCTGCTGCGGCTTGCCGAGCCGCCTGTCCGGCCTCGCAGCGGACCGCTGCTGGTGGCCGCACCTGACTTTGAAAGTGCCCGTCCCTCGGCTGGGGCCGCCGCCCAGCGTTCCGCTCACTCTGTGCGCTCGGCGGACCTGGCCGAGTTGCGGGTGCAAGGGCTGCCCGGGGCGGCGGACGAAGCCGCCGCCATCCTGGCGCTGCTGCCCGGTGCCCGCTCGCTCATCGGGGCCGCGGCCACCGAGAACGCCCTCAAGGCGAGCCAAGGTCCGCTGCTGCTGCATATGGCCACCCACGGCTTTTTTCTTCCCCCCACCGCGAGGAGGGGTGAGAACCCGCTGTTGCGCTCGGGGTTGGCCCTGGCCGGGTTCAACAAGCGTTCCAGCGGCTCAGAAGACGGGGTGCTCACGGCGCTGGAGGCGATAGGCCTCGACTTGGAGGGCACCGAACTGGTGGTGCTGTCCGCCTGCGACACGGGGCTGGGGGAGGTGGCCGGCGGCGAAGGGGTCTACGGTCTGAGGCGGGCGCTGTCGCTCGCCGGGGCCAGAAGCCAGGTCTTCAGTCTGTGGAAAGTCGGAGACGCAGCCACAGCAGAACTGATGGTCGGGTACTACCGGCAGCTGTTGGCGGGTCGGGGTCGCGGCGAAGCGTTGCGGCGGGTCCAATTGGAGCTGTTGCGGGGCGGCAGGTTCTCCCACCCGTACTGGTGGGCGGCGTTTGTCGCCACCGGCGATCCGCGGGCTTTGGCCCTCGGTGGGTCCGCCCCGGTGGCATCTTCGCTCAGGTAACCGGCCGGCGCGTTCAATTCGCTCGCGCTTCAGGATGTGTTCCCTACTTGCTGATAGTTGCTGCACAAGCCGAAGGTTATCCGATGCCCAAACGCAGTCCTTCTCTTTTCCCGGTGGTCCGGTCGCCCTTGCGCTCCAAAGCGGCGGTGCTCGAAGAACTGGCGCTGCAACTGCAGCCGCTGTTGCACCAATGGCACCAGCTGCGCCGCAGCGTGCACCTCGACGAGCGACAGCGGGCCGAGGGGCTGCACCAGCTGGAGCGGCGGATGCGCCAGGTCGGGCTTCCCCATTTCCACCGGTTGCTGCGCGATCTGTGTGGTGTTTATTGCAAGCGCCGCCGGGCCCAAAGTGCAGGGCCTGGTTTCGAGACAGAGTTCTTTGCAGATGAAGTTCTGCTGCTGGTACACGAGCGCTTGCCCCAGTTCGATCCGCGCCTGGCAAGCTTTTCGACCTGGCTGGCGAAGCACGTTTTTTTGACGGTTTACCGGGATTTGCAGCGCGGTTTCGATCCCACCTGGGCGCAGGCGAGGCCGACCACGGCGGCCGGGCTGCGCCAGCACAGGCAGGCGTTTGCCATCGCCCACGCCCAATCGCTTGACGCCCCGGCTCGCCCGGCGCCCGACAGCAACGACCCTTTTACCTGGCACGAAGTGCTCAGTTCGGTGGATAACGCCGCGGAAAAGGCCTTGCTGGAGGAGCACTGCCGGGAGCGATTTTTGCAGGCCGTGCTCGGGTTGAGCGAGGCGGACCAGCTTCTGCTTGAGCGCGTGCATCTGCGCGGGGAAGCCAAACAGGACGTGGCCCGCTCCCTGGGACGCACACCGGGGCGCATCTCCCAAAAACTCGGCGAGATTTACCGGCGCTTGGCGGGGGCGTTGGGAGCTCAGTTTCTGGAGGAATGCGACGGCACCGACTTTTGCGCCGCCTTGCACGATCGGGTGGCCGGTGGGTCTGCGGTTGGTTGCCAGGCGCGGCTGGAGCGGTTGTCCCGGGATGTGCCGCGGCTGCTCTCCAGCAGCGGCTGGCCGGGGGCGATCGAAGGACCGCCGGCAGAACCGGATGTCGCGGAGGAGCGATTGTGGACCCAGCTGATGGCGCTGCCATCCCCGTCCCGGCTGCCGGCGCTACCGCTGGCCGGGGCTGGAGGAGTCGCCGCGGCGGCCGCAGTCGCCCTGGTCAACCTGTGGCTGCGGCCGGTGGCACCACCGCCGCAACCCGAACTGGCCACCCGACCGCCCGAACCTTCGCCCATTGCTTCCACAGCAAAGGCGCCAGCTGAAGCACCGCACCCGGCGCGCAAACCGGCTGCCCCCGCTCGGCCGGCTCGCAGCGCCGGTGGGACCGCCCGCCCGCCTCAGGCCCCGCCGACACCCCAAAGCGCACTGAAGCCCGCGCCACCGCCGACAGTGCTAGCCCCCACGCCGCTACTGGCGGGTAAACCACCCGCCGAGGCTGGCCCTGCCCCCGGTTCGCAAATTTTGCCCGCCCCCCAAGAACAGCTCCTCCGAAGCAGCCGGAGCGATGACCTGGCTGTAGCCAACTACAGCCGCGAACTATGTCAGGCGCTGCAGGCGGTCGCCCACTGGCCGCCCGATGGTGCGCAGCCGGCGGTACTGGAAATCGCGCTGAGCGTCGGGCGGGCGGGTACGCGCCTGCTCCAGCCACCGCGCCCGGTCGTCGCGGCTGGTTCGGTCCTCGATGCGGCTTTAGTCGCTGCGGTTGAGGCGCTCGAGGGCGAAGGGTGGCCCACTTGGCCAGAGGCGAGCGATCGGCAGTTGCGTATTTTAGTGATCTACGACAGCGACAGCCAACGGCTCAACTGTCAGGCAGAGGCACTGCCGTAAGGCGGCGCAGGATTTTGGGCAAGGAAGCCGTCAGCAAAAAGGTGGCCGCCAGGATAAAGTGCC
Protein-coding sequences here:
- a CDS encoding CHAT domain-containing tetratricopeptide repeat protein; this encodes MPLFTPASAAAPIAGNLAEAELLHERSLQLWRQGDYAQALEPAEQAMAVRERLLGPEHPDVAASLNHLGNLLADRGDYGRSELLYERALAIRHKVFGSKHPSVAASLNNLAILQTKQGRYREAEPLYERALAIREQIFGPEHPEVAKTLINLAAFFRKQGRYREAEPLYERALAIHQKVLGPDHPEVATNLNNLALLYVDQGRYREAEPLYERALAIHQKVLGPDHPQVAKTLNNLAILQTKQGRYREAEPLYERALAIHQKVLGPDHPEVATNLNNLALLYVDQGKYLEAEPLLKHALVTHHKTLGLEHPDEAQVLHSLAVLYTSLGRYREAEPLLEQALAIHQKAVRLQHPIIVSILQTFASLRLRQARLPEALGLLQEHLDVQERLLGLNLAVGDEARKRDYLDNLAEGVNLSVSTHLHHAPADSAAARLALNAVLQIKGRLLDELAVTLARLRARLAPGEQGLLDRLTQTRSALAALVFQGLKQDTPQRYREQLEALEQKTRQLEADLTARGAVLGAPSRPVSVEAVQQQLPADSALVELVRYRPYNPAATFNTNRSAPERYAAYLLPADGPVWAVDLVEAATIDRMVLDWRVLLAKAETPTAAVRALARQLDSLLMQPLRARLGDARALYIAPDAQLNLLPFGALVDERGRYLLEDFELVYLTSGRDLLRLAEPPVRPRSGPLLVAAPDFESARPSAGAAAQRSAHSVRSADLAELRVQGLPGAADEAAAILALLPGARSLIGAAATENALKASQGPLLLHMATHGFFLPPTARRGENPLLRSGLALAGFNKRSSGSEDGVLTALEAIGLDLEGTELVVLSACDTGLGEVAGGEGVYGLRRALSLAGARSQVFSLWKVGDAATAELMVGYYRQLLAGRGRGEALRRVQLELLRGGRFSHPYWWAAFVATGDPRALALGGSAPVASSLR